One part of the Prochlorococcus marinus str. MIT 9313 genome encodes these proteins:
- a CDS encoding 1-deoxy-D-xylulose-5-phosphate reductoisomerase translates to MKAISVLGSTGSIGTQTLEIAEEFPERFRVVALTAGTNVSLVVEQIQRHHPEVVALADASLLPELKQQLNALPSEQQPPHLPQLLAGPEGLNVAASWDSADLVVSGIVGCAGLLPTLAAIKAGKDLALANKETLIAAAPVVLPELKRSGSRLLPADSEHSAIFQCLQGTPWAENARLSTGVPTPGLRHIQLTASGGAFRDWSAKDLEKATIADATSHPNWSMGRKITVDSATLMNKGLEVIEAHYLFGIDYNQIEIVIHPQSIIHSMIELADSSVLGQLGWPDMKLPILYCLSWPERLETPWRRLNLAEVGELTFRAPDTKKYPCMKLAYAAGRAGGTMPAVLNAANEEAVAQFLEERIHFLDIPEVIEAACERHKPDLQTQPQLDDVLAVDAWARKAVQEQVKRGTRRLPLPALTA, encoded by the coding sequence GTGAAAGCCATCAGCGTGCTGGGCTCCACAGGTTCGATCGGTACTCAAACCCTCGAGATTGCCGAAGAATTCCCTGAGCGCTTCAGGGTGGTGGCACTCACGGCCGGCACGAACGTCTCTCTTGTCGTGGAGCAGATCCAACGACATCATCCCGAGGTTGTAGCGCTCGCCGACGCGTCGCTACTGCCAGAGCTAAAGCAGCAACTCAACGCACTGCCTAGCGAGCAACAACCACCTCACTTACCTCAGTTGTTAGCGGGCCCAGAAGGGCTCAATGTGGCCGCCTCATGGGATAGCGCTGATCTAGTGGTCAGCGGCATCGTCGGCTGTGCGGGGCTACTGCCAACACTTGCAGCAATCAAAGCCGGCAAGGATCTTGCCCTCGCCAACAAGGAAACCCTGATCGCTGCAGCACCTGTCGTGCTGCCGGAATTAAAACGCAGCGGCAGTCGGCTGCTTCCAGCAGATTCCGAACACTCGGCCATTTTCCAGTGTCTGCAAGGAACACCCTGGGCTGAGAACGCCCGCCTATCAACAGGAGTTCCTACCCCTGGGCTGCGCCACATCCAGCTCACAGCATCTGGAGGTGCCTTCCGCGACTGGTCAGCAAAAGACCTTGAGAAAGCCACCATTGCCGATGCAACCAGCCACCCCAACTGGAGCATGGGACGCAAAATCACCGTGGATTCAGCCACCTTGATGAATAAAGGGCTAGAGGTCATCGAAGCCCATTACCTCTTTGGCATCGACTACAACCAAATCGAGATCGTGATCCACCCTCAAAGCATCATCCACTCGATGATCGAGTTGGCTGATTCCTCCGTGCTGGGGCAGCTCGGCTGGCCAGACATGAAACTACCTATCCTCTACTGCCTGAGCTGGCCGGAGCGGCTCGAAACTCCTTGGCGGCGACTGAATCTCGCCGAAGTAGGCGAACTCACCTTCCGCGCCCCTGATACCAAAAAATACCCCTGCATGAAACTTGCCTACGCCGCAGGACGGGCCGGCGGAACCATGCCAGCCGTCCTCAATGCTGCCAATGAAGAAGCAGTGGCCCAGTTCCTTGAGGAGCGCATCCATTTTCTTGACATCCCGGAAGTGATCGAGGCTGCCTGTGAACGCCACAAGCCCGACCTGCAGACACAACCCCAGCTTGATGACGTGCTTGCCGTCGATGCATGGGCACGCAAGGCCGTACAAGAGCAGGTGAAACGGGGCACCCGTCGCCTGCCACTGCCAGCCTTGACAGCATGA
- a CDS encoding Coq4 family protein: MNLNLRKRLQNLKLVAGLANFLKDPGLDSVFAVAGSLQDSSLAEKMERHLMANARFKAIVDEGWRPKPIDLNDLQKLPQGSLGRSYADQLLSQGIDPNALIDPTPVTSPKEFIVHRLKETHDIVHVLTGFGIDGVSELGLQGFNLAQNHSPLAVMLIFGGMLNALQDDEPLGPLLQALSQGFQMGLDADLVIAHKLEEGWERPLVQWREELRLPHPNAS; encoded by the coding sequence ATGAATCTCAACCTGCGCAAACGACTGCAAAACCTAAAACTTGTAGCCGGTCTGGCCAACTTTTTAAAAGATCCTGGCCTGGACAGCGTGTTTGCAGTTGCAGGCAGCCTTCAAGACAGCTCCCTGGCCGAGAAGATGGAACGCCACCTGATGGCGAATGCACGCTTTAAGGCCATCGTTGACGAGGGTTGGCGGCCAAAACCGATAGACCTCAACGATCTGCAGAAGCTTCCGCAAGGAAGCCTTGGCCGCAGCTACGCCGATCAACTCCTCAGCCAAGGCATCGATCCAAATGCGCTGATTGATCCAACACCTGTGACTTCCCCCAAGGAGTTCATCGTGCATCGCCTCAAGGAAACGCACGACATCGTTCACGTGCTAACAGGCTTCGGTATCGATGGGGTCAGTGAGCTTGGCCTGCAAGGGTTCAACCTTGCTCAGAACCATTCACCCCTGGCCGTGATGCTGATCTTTGGCGGCATGCTCAACGCACTGCAAGACGATGAGCCGCTTGGCCCGCTGCTTCAGGCTCTAAGCCAAGGCTTCCAGATGGGACTGGATGCTGACTTAGTTATTGCTCACAAACTTGAAGAAGGCTGGGAGCGGCCACTTGTGCAATGGCGTGAAGAACTAAGGCTGCCTCACCCCAACGCGAGCTAA
- the cysS gene encoding cysteine--tRNA ligase — protein MSLRLTNTLTRRTEPFTPLKDGHVSIYCCGVTVYDLCHLGHARSYIAWDVLRRYLIWRGYTVTFVQNFTDIDDKILKRAAEKECSMQEISEQNIEAFHQDMDSLGILRPDRMPRATQCLDGIRSLIGELEASGAAYSVDGDVYFAVMKHHGYGKLSGRDLNEQQQNADGRVADAEEARKQHSFDFALWKGAKSGEPSFPSPWGAGRPGWHIECSAMVREELGETIDIHLGGADLIFPHHENEIAQSEAATGKQLARYWLHNGMVNVGGQKMSKSLGNFTTIRALLENGVSPMTLRLFILQAHYRKPLDFTADAINAAATGWKGLNAALGLGNIYSETLNWPECKPLPQGVIQAAHPSNQEQCNKIRQHFIDALDDDLNSSGAIAVLFDLARPLRALANRLKRGDTKAIQETAKLNLLPRWQLLVELANVLGLEAEKAAQPAPERNNRVDENHIQRAIATRKEAKAARDFAKADLIRDELRAQGIELIDKPGGLTDWISS, from the coding sequence GTGTCACTGCGGCTCACAAACACCCTCACCCGCCGCACGGAACCCTTCACTCCGCTCAAGGACGGGCACGTCAGCATTTACTGCTGCGGCGTCACGGTCTACGACCTCTGCCATCTCGGCCATGCCCGCAGCTACATCGCCTGGGATGTGCTGCGTCGCTATTTGATCTGGCGTGGTTACACAGTCACCTTCGTGCAGAACTTCACTGATATCGACGACAAAATCCTCAAGCGTGCCGCTGAAAAGGAATGCTCCATGCAGGAGATCAGCGAGCAAAACATCGAAGCCTTCCATCAAGACATGGATTCCCTAGGCATCCTGCGGCCCGATCGCATGCCCCGCGCCACCCAATGTCTAGATGGGATACGCAGTTTGATCGGTGAATTAGAAGCTAGTGGGGCTGCCTACTCTGTCGATGGCGATGTCTACTTCGCCGTGATGAAACATCACGGCTACGGCAAGCTCAGTGGTCGTGATCTCAATGAGCAGCAACAAAACGCCGATGGTCGTGTGGCCGATGCCGAAGAGGCGCGCAAGCAACACTCCTTTGATTTCGCACTATGGAAGGGAGCTAAAAGCGGAGAGCCAAGCTTTCCCTCACCCTGGGGAGCAGGGCGCCCGGGCTGGCATATCGAGTGTTCCGCCATGGTGCGCGAGGAATTGGGCGAAACAATCGACATCCACCTGGGGGGAGCTGACCTGATCTTCCCTCATCACGAAAACGAGATCGCTCAATCTGAGGCAGCTACCGGCAAGCAGCTTGCTCGCTATTGGCTACACAACGGCATGGTGAATGTCGGCGGTCAGAAAATGAGCAAGTCACTCGGCAACTTCACCACGATCAGAGCCCTACTAGAAAACGGCGTCTCCCCAATGACGTTACGCCTGTTCATTCTGCAGGCCCATTACCGCAAACCGCTCGACTTCACAGCCGATGCCATCAACGCTGCAGCCACCGGATGGAAAGGTCTTAACGCAGCCCTTGGCCTCGGGAACATCTATAGCGAAACCCTGAACTGGCCTGAATGCAAACCCCTACCACAAGGAGTCATTCAAGCCGCCCATCCCTCCAATCAGGAGCAATGCAACAAAATACGTCAACACTTCATCGATGCACTGGACGATGACCTCAATAGCTCAGGGGCCATCGCCGTGCTGTTCGATCTTGCCCGCCCCCTGCGTGCCCTAGCGAACCGCTTGAAGCGTGGTGACACAAAGGCAATTCAAGAAACAGCGAAGCTGAACTTGCTCCCACGTTGGCAACTGCTGGTGGAGCTGGCCAATGTGCTCGGGCTTGAGGCCGAAAAAGCCGCGCAACCGGCCCCCGAGAGAAACAACAGGGTTGATGAAAACCATATCCAACGCGCCATTGCCACTCGCAAAGAGGCCAAAGCTGCCCGTGATTTCGCCAAAGCCGATCTCATCCGCGACGAGCTGCGCGCCCAAGGGATCGAACTGATCGATAAACCAGGAGGCCTCACAGACTGGATCAGCAGCTGA
- a CDS encoding (2Fe-2S) ferredoxin domain-containing protein: protein MNFKVSHHLLLCATANKAACCSADVGNASWANLKKQIKHHDLENIDRPEGVVLRSKVDCLRICNDGPILLIWPDGIWYGGVTPERIESIVKEHVLGGQPIEAWIIRRTPQQQRHP from the coding sequence ATGAATTTCAAGGTGAGTCATCACCTACTTCTTTGCGCCACAGCCAACAAGGCGGCCTGTTGCAGTGCAGATGTCGGCAACGCCAGCTGGGCCAATCTCAAAAAACAAATCAAACATCATGACCTCGAAAACATCGATCGTCCAGAAGGTGTGGTTCTGCGTAGCAAGGTTGACTGTCTTCGCATCTGCAACGACGGACCAATCCTGCTGATCTGGCCTGACGGGATCTGGTATGGCGGAGTGACACCAGAACGAATCGAATCAATCGTGAAAGAGCATGTGCTTGGCGGCCAACCAATCGAAGCCTGGATCATTCGCCGGACCCCTCAGCAGCAGAGACATCCCTGA
- a CDS encoding sodium-dependent transporter: protein MAVREHWRSGVGFVLAAAGSAVGLGNLWGFAYRSSQGGGAAFLLLYVVIVLVVCLPVLIAEMVLGRSTGKSPLLAPVAAAGARWQPMGWLFVIAPCGILAFYAVLMGWTGHTLFHALLVGLPADMTEAESFFGVVSKGSNALWGQMVSLVLTALVVAAGVRGGIERLSRWGLPLLFLLLIALACWASTLEGALQGYHTFLFRWDADQLFNTTTVRNAFNQAFFSIGTGIGCILAYAAYLDRRNHLPREAVAVVSMDTAVGLLAGMITFPVVMTFALKDVISDSTVGALFISIPTGLASLGDTGRVVAVLFFALAYIAAITSAVSLLEVPVACLIDRFGCSRIRAVWLSVAVIFVLGLPAATSTDVLGWMDSLLNLLLILGGLLLALLLGWVVPRRFKEDLAGCETPFGLSRLLLFMLRWVSPPVVAFGLIVSVVDLLQTWTGT, encoded by the coding sequence ATGGCAGTTCGGGAACATTGGCGATCGGGCGTGGGCTTTGTGCTTGCCGCTGCAGGCAGTGCCGTGGGGCTTGGCAATCTCTGGGGCTTCGCCTATCGATCCTCTCAGGGGGGTGGGGCGGCTTTTCTGCTCCTCTATGTCGTGATTGTGTTGGTGGTTTGCCTGCCGGTGTTGATTGCCGAGATGGTGCTTGGCCGCAGTACGGGCAAAAGCCCTCTGCTAGCACCGGTTGCAGCAGCTGGGGCCCGTTGGCAACCGATGGGCTGGCTGTTTGTGATTGCCCCTTGCGGAATTTTGGCTTTTTATGCAGTGTTGATGGGTTGGACCGGTCACACCCTGTTTCATGCCCTGTTGGTGGGTTTGCCCGCTGACATGACGGAGGCGGAGAGCTTCTTCGGCGTCGTGAGCAAGGGCAGCAATGCCCTATGGGGGCAGATGGTCAGCTTGGTGCTTACTGCTTTGGTTGTGGCAGCCGGTGTTCGTGGTGGTATTGAGCGCCTCTCTCGCTGGGGGCTGCCTTTGCTTTTTTTGTTGCTGATTGCACTGGCGTGTTGGGCGTCCACTCTCGAGGGAGCCTTGCAGGGCTATCACACCTTCCTGTTCCGCTGGGACGCTGATCAATTGTTCAATACCACGACGGTGCGCAACGCCTTTAATCAAGCCTTCTTTTCAATTGGCACTGGTATTGGCTGCATCCTTGCCTATGCAGCCTATTTGGATCGCCGCAATCACCTGCCTCGCGAAGCGGTAGCAGTGGTGAGCATGGATACAGCCGTGGGTTTGTTGGCAGGGATGATCACCTTCCCAGTGGTGATGACATTTGCTCTCAAGGATGTGATCAGCGATTCCACCGTTGGAGCCTTATTCATTTCTATCCCTACGGGGTTGGCTTCTCTCGGAGACACTGGTCGTGTTGTGGCTGTGCTTTTTTTCGCGCTTGCTTACATCGCTGCGATCACCTCTGCGGTGTCTTTGCTTGAGGTGCCTGTGGCTTGCTTGATCGATCGCTTTGGTTGCAGCCGTATTCGGGCGGTATGGCTTTCTGTAGCAGTGATTTTTGTGCTCGGTCTGCCGGCGGCTACATCAACGGATGTTCTCGGCTGGATGGATTCTTTGCTGAATCTATTGTTAATTCTTGGCGGATTACTGCTGGCTCTTTTGTTGGGTTGGGTGGTGCCCCGTCGCTTCAAGGAGGATCTCGCTGGTTGTGAGACACCATTTGGGTTAAGTCGCTTGTTGCTGTTCATGCTGCGTTGGGTGTCACCACCTGTTGTGGCCTTTGGTTTGATCGTTAGCGTCGTGGATCTGCTGCAGACATGGACTGGGACCTGA